From Sphingopyxis sp. MWB1, a single genomic window includes:
- the clpB gene encoding ATP-dependent chaperone ClpB: MNLEKFTDRAKGFLQAAQTIAIRMNHQRIAPEHIAKALLEDNQGMAAGLIARSGGDTARAIAGIDALLAKLPAVSGSGAQATPGLDNDAVRLLDQAEQVAAKAGDSYVTVERLLLAMLLSKSTPVGKAFAEAGLTADALNAAINDLRGGRTADTASAEERYETLKKFARDLTEVAREGKLDPVIGRDEEIRRTVQILARRTKNNPVLIGEPGVGKTAIAEGLALRIANGDVPDSLKDRRLLALDMGALIAGAKYRGEFEERLKGVLDDVKAAEGEIILFIDEMHTLVGAGKSEGAMDASNLLKPALARGELHCIGATTLDEYRKHVEKDPALQRRFQPVFVGEPTVEDSISILRGLKEKYELHHGVRITDAAIVAAATLSNRYITDRFLPDKAIDLMDEAASRIRMEVESKPEEIENLDRRIIQMKIEESALGKESDEASKDRLEKLRAELANLEQQSSELTQKWQAEKEKIHAEARLKEELDAARLQLEQAQRAGDLAKAGELSYGRIPELEKRLEAAEAATGNAMLREEVTAEDIAAVVSRWTGIAVDRMMEGEREKLLTMESALSKRVIGQSEAVRAVSTAVRRARAGLQDPHRPLGSFLFLGPTGVGKTELTKALAGFLFDDDQAMVRIDMSEYMEKHSVARLVGAPPGYVGYEEGGTLTEAVRRRPYQVILFDEVEKAHGDVFNILLQVLDDGRLTDGQGRTVDFTNTLIILTSNLGSQAIAALPDDAPVEQAEPAVMEIVRGHFRPEFLNRLDEIVLFHRLGQQHMGGIVDIQIARLQRLLADRKISIDLTPPARDWLARVGYDPIYGARPLKRAVQKYVQDPLADMLLKGEVKDGDVVKVEEGEGRLTLQPAG; this comes from the coding sequence ATGAATCTGGAAAAGTTCACCGATCGCGCCAAAGGCTTTTTGCAGGCCGCCCAGACAATCGCGATCCGCATGAATCATCAGCGCATCGCGCCCGAACATATCGCCAAGGCCTTGCTGGAGGATAATCAGGGCATGGCCGCGGGCCTTATCGCCCGCAGCGGCGGCGATACGGCGCGCGCGATCGCGGGTATCGACGCGCTGCTCGCCAAGCTGCCCGCCGTCTCCGGCTCGGGCGCGCAGGCGACGCCGGGGCTCGACAATGATGCGGTGCGCCTGCTCGATCAGGCCGAACAGGTCGCCGCCAAGGCGGGCGACAGCTATGTCACGGTCGAGCGGCTGCTGCTCGCCATGCTGCTTTCCAAATCGACACCCGTGGGCAAGGCCTTTGCCGAGGCGGGGCTGACCGCCGACGCGCTCAACGCCGCGATCAACGATCTGCGCGGCGGCCGCACCGCCGATACGGCCTCGGCCGAGGAGCGTTATGAAACGCTCAAGAAATTTGCCCGCGACCTCACCGAAGTCGCGCGCGAGGGAAAGCTCGACCCCGTCATCGGCCGCGACGAGGAAATTCGCCGGACGGTGCAGATCCTGGCCCGCCGGACCAAGAATAATCCGGTGCTGATCGGCGAACCCGGCGTCGGCAAGACCGCCATCGCCGAAGGGCTTGCGCTGCGTATCGCCAATGGCGATGTGCCCGACAGCCTCAAGGATCGCCGCCTGCTCGCGCTCGACATGGGCGCCTTGATTGCGGGCGCCAAATATCGCGGCGAATTTGAAGAGCGGCTGAAGGGCGTGCTCGACGATGTCAAAGCCGCCGAGGGCGAAATCATCCTCTTCATCGACGAAATGCACACGCTGGTCGGTGCGGGCAAATCCGAAGGCGCGATGGACGCCTCCAACCTGCTCAAGCCCGCCCTCGCGCGCGGCGAACTCCATTGCATCGGCGCGACGACGCTCGACGAATATCGCAAGCATGTCGAAAAAGACCCCGCGCTTCAGCGGCGTTTCCAGCCGGTCTTCGTCGGCGAACCCACGGTCGAGGACAGCATCTCGATCCTGCGCGGGCTCAAGGAAAAATATGAGCTGCACCACGGCGTGCGTATCACCGATGCCGCAATCGTTGCCGCCGCCACCCTGTCCAACCGCTATATCACCGACCGCTTCCTGCCCGACAAGGCGATCGACCTGATGGACGAGGCGGCGAGCCGCATCCGCATGGAGGTGGAATCCAAACCCGAAGAGATTGAAAATCTCGACCGCCGCATCATCCAGATGAAGATCGAGGAATCGGCGCTGGGCAAGGAAAGCGACGAGGCATCAAAGGATCGCCTCGAGAAACTACGCGCCGAGCTCGCCAATCTCGAACAGCAATCATCCGAACTGACGCAGAAATGGCAGGCGGAGAAAGAGAAAATCCACGCCGAGGCGCGGCTCAAGGAGGAGCTCGACGCCGCGCGGTTGCAACTCGAACAGGCGCAGCGCGCCGGCGATCTCGCCAAGGCGGGCGAGCTGAGCTACGGCCGCATTCCCGAGCTCGAAAAGCGCCTCGAAGCGGCGGAGGCCGCCACGGGCAACGCGATGCTGCGCGAGGAAGTGACCGCCGAAGATATCGCCGCTGTCGTCAGCCGCTGGACCGGCATCGCCGTCGACCGGATGATGGAAGGCGAACGCGAAAAGCTCCTCACCATGGAAAGCGCCCTTTCCAAAAGGGTCATCGGCCAGAGCGAGGCGGTCCGCGCTGTCTCCACCGCGGTGCGCCGCGCGCGCGCGGGGCTGCAGGACCCGCATCGTCCGCTGGGCAGCTTCCTCTTCCTCGGCCCCACCGGGGTCGGCAAGACCGAATTGACCAAGGCGCTTGCGGGCTTTCTGTTCGACGATGATCAGGCGATGGTCCGCATCGACATGTCCGAATATATGGAAAAGCACAGCGTCGCGCGCCTCGTCGGCGCGCCCCCGGGCTATGTCGGCTATGAAGAAGGCGGCACGCTCACCGAAGCCGTCCGCCGCCGCCCCTATCAGGTCATTTTGTTCGACGAGGTGGAAAAGGCGCATGGCGATGTGTTCAACATCCTCCTCCAGGTGCTCGATGACGGCCGCCTCACCGACGGACAGGGGCGCACGGTCGATTTCACCAATACGCTGATCATCCTGACCTCGAACCTCGGCAGCCAGGCGATTGCCGCGCTCCCCGACGATGCGCCGGTCGAACAGGCCGAACCTGCGGTGATGGAGATCGTCCGCGGCCATTTTCGCCCCGAATTCCTCAACCGGCTCGACGAGATCGTCCTCTTCCACCGCCTGGGGCAACAGCATATGGGCGGCATCGTCGACATCCAGATCGCGCGCCTGCAAAGGCTGCTCGCCGACCGCAAGATCAGCATCGACCTCACCCCCCCCGCGCGCGACTGGCTCGCCCGCGTCGGCTACGACCCCATCTACGGCGCCCGCCCCCTCAAACGCGCAGTACAAAAATATGTCCAAGACCCCCTCGCCGACATGCTGCTGAAAGGCGAGGTGAAGGATGGGGATGTGGTGAAAGTTGAAGAAGGAGAGGGCAGGCTCACCCTACAGCCCGCCGGTTAA
- a CDS encoding uracil-DNA glycosylase family protein encodes MTGADDRPLLERIGACRACPDLPLGPRPILQWSPRARILIAGQAPGRKTHASGLPFDDASGDRLRRWLGVSRDTFYDPDRIAILPMAFCFPGSGKGGDAPPPARCAALWRAGLLAPLTALQLTIAVGRYAADWHDARRASLTERVRDWASGWPHQILLPHPSPRNNRWLARNPWFEEEIIPRLQERVADILSSPA; translated from the coding sequence GTGACAGGCGCCGATGATCGCCCTTTGCTCGAACGCATAGGCGCTTGCCGCGCCTGTCCCGATCTGCCCCTCGGCCCCCGCCCGATTTTGCAATGGAGCCCGCGCGCGCGGATCCTGATCGCGGGGCAGGCGCCGGGGCGCAAGACCCACGCCAGCGGCCTGCCCTTCGACGATGCGTCGGGCGACCGGCTGCGCCGCTGGCTCGGGGTATCGCGCGACACCTTCTACGACCCCGACCGCATCGCCATCCTGCCCATGGCCTTTTGCTTTCCGGGCAGCGGCAAGGGCGGCGACGCGCCCCCGCCAGCGCGATGCGCCGCCTTGTGGCGCGCCGGGCTGCTCGCGCCGCTGACCGCGCTGCAATTGACCATCGCCGTCGGCCGCTATGCCGCCGACTGGCACGATGCGCGCCGCGCGTCGCTGACCGAACGGGTGCGCGACTGGGCGTCCGGCTGGCCGCACCAGATCCTCCTTCCCCACCCCAGCCCGCGCAACAACCGCTGGCTCGCGCGCAACCCCTGGTTCGAGGAGGAGATTATTCCGCGCCTGCAAGAAAGGGTGGCAGACATTCTGTCTTCTCCCGCCTAG
- a CDS encoding TonB-dependent receptor domain-containing protein, whose protein sequence is MKNTHFSKLKLSAAPIVMGVALVSAPAFAQDASGDEAAVSVNEVIVVTGSRITNPNLVQSSPVQVIGRDEASLRQTASAEDLVGELPGVSPGIGSNVNNGSGGFATLNMRGLDTNRNLVLLDGTRLVPSSLQSETDLNILPVALIEQVEIVTGGASSVYGADAVAGVANFILKRDFSGLEASVGTGLTQRGDGARFTANVTAGANFDDGRGNAVLSVGYTQIDPVLQGDRAVSRSALWVSGDVLGSGTAVPTRLNGDQYDPDTGELVPTYSSFNFAPFNYFQTPMERFNIFGAARYEVADDIEVYTKGMFTKSTVSLRLAPSGMFGDTWQFPLNNPFINDSIRNDLCDANGIDAARCSAAGAAADPTDPNYLEVPTIVNRRLVEMGARETDYVTNQFQIWGGVRGSVTDTVKFDVYGTYGQSDRTQTARNWGLKSRLQQTLRAVDTETCVDNSNGCYPVNLFGDGQAIDQRTIDFINAPAITTVTTSLAVVNASLSGEFGNESFLFANTPIGFAVGAEYREYKASQISDAAFGTQDEVMGTGAPSPSFSGGYDVKELFGELIVPIIEDVPGFHSLTLEAGARYSDYSTSGTNWTYKVGGSWEPARGYKVRGIFQHAARSPNISELFLPVTTGLTNLAVDPCQGALPVGNAALTAICIAQGAPAGSIGSIPAPSAGQINATSGGNPALGVEKADSYTIGVVLTPPQVPGFSVTLDYFNIKIADAITTPVPGDILDPCFEDGDAAACALVRRNPLNGSLNGGGDTPGLLLNLTNQGEIKTSGVDARLTYKVPVSFGALSYDFTGTWTKDLKFKASPTTAFRDCVGQYSTNCGFSQGEIMPEWKFNLRTTANIDGFGDVSLLWRWIDGVEYERGLPTAGINPDYLSIDSYSYFDLSLRPHVSDNFQLTFTVQNLLDKDPPVVSSYIGTTTHNSGNTYPATYDVLGRTFFLSANMSF, encoded by the coding sequence GTGAAGAACACGCATTTTTCAAAGTTGAAATTGAGCGCGGCGCCGATCGTTATGGGCGTCGCCTTGGTTTCGGCACCCGCATTCGCGCAGGATGCGTCTGGCGACGAAGCGGCCGTTTCGGTTAACGAGGTGATCGTTGTTACCGGCTCGCGTATTACCAACCCCAATCTGGTCCAGTCCAGCCCGGTGCAGGTGATTGGCCGGGATGAAGCATCTCTTCGCCAAACGGCGAGCGCCGAAGATCTGGTTGGCGAACTGCCGGGCGTTTCTCCTGGCATCGGCAGCAATGTGAATAATGGCAGCGGCGGCTTCGCTACGCTCAACATGCGCGGCCTCGATACCAACCGTAACCTCGTGCTCCTCGACGGGACCCGTCTTGTGCCTTCAAGTCTCCAGAGCGAGACGGACCTGAACATTCTGCCGGTTGCGTTGATTGAGCAGGTAGAAATCGTTACCGGCGGTGCCTCGTCCGTTTATGGTGCGGACGCCGTTGCAGGTGTTGCAAACTTCATCCTCAAGCGCGACTTTTCTGGCTTGGAAGCCTCGGTTGGCACCGGTTTGACCCAGCGTGGGGATGGTGCGCGCTTTACGGCCAATGTTACGGCAGGGGCCAATTTTGATGATGGCCGCGGTAATGCCGTGCTGAGCGTGGGTTACACGCAGATCGACCCTGTGCTGCAAGGTGATCGCGCGGTATCTCGTTCAGCTCTTTGGGTGAGCGGTGATGTACTGGGTTCGGGGACTGCTGTACCCACCCGCTTGAACGGCGACCAATATGATCCCGACACGGGTGAGCTGGTCCCGACATATAGCAGCTTCAATTTTGCGCCCTTTAACTATTTCCAGACGCCGATGGAGCGTTTCAACATCTTTGGCGCTGCTCGCTACGAGGTCGCCGACGATATTGAAGTCTATACCAAGGGCATGTTCACCAAAAGCACCGTGTCGTTGCGACTGGCGCCCTCTGGCATGTTCGGGGATACGTGGCAGTTTCCTCTGAACAACCCCTTCATCAATGATTCCATTCGGAACGATCTTTGCGACGCCAATGGCATTGATGCGGCGCGCTGTTCGGCCGCCGGCGCTGCTGCCGACCCCACGGATCCCAACTATCTCGAAGTTCCGACGATTGTGAACCGCCGTCTGGTGGAAATGGGCGCGCGTGAAACCGACTATGTTACCAACCAGTTCCAGATTTGGGGTGGTGTTCGCGGATCGGTGACCGATACGGTCAAGTTCGATGTCTATGGCACCTATGGCCAGTCGGACCGTACGCAGACCGCGCGCAATTGGGGTTTGAAGTCACGTTTGCAGCAGACCTTGCGCGCTGTTGATACCGAAACTTGCGTTGACAATTCGAACGGCTGCTACCCGGTTAATCTCTTCGGCGATGGCCAGGCAATTGATCAGCGGACGATTGATTTTATCAATGCTCCGGCCATCACGACGGTTACAACTTCGCTTGCAGTAGTGAATGCCAGCTTGTCCGGTGAATTTGGTAACGAGAGCTTTCTGTTTGCCAACACCCCTATCGGCTTCGCTGTCGGCGCGGAGTATCGCGAATATAAAGCAAGCCAGATTTCTGACGCGGCTTTCGGTACGCAGGATGAGGTTATGGGTACGGGCGCTCCGTCTCCCAGCTTCTCTGGCGGGTATGACGTCAAGGAATTGTTCGGCGAGCTTATCGTTCCGATCATCGAAGATGTGCCCGGATTCCACAGTCTGACTTTGGAGGCTGGCGCTCGCTATTCGGACTATTCGACCTCCGGGACCAATTGGACTTATAAAGTCGGGGGCTCGTGGGAGCCGGCGCGTGGTTACAAGGTACGCGGCATCTTCCAGCACGCCGCGCGCTCGCCGAACATTTCAGAGCTGTTTCTTCCTGTTACGACAGGTCTGACCAATTTGGCCGTGGACCCCTGCCAAGGGGCGTTGCCGGTGGGCAATGCTGCGCTGACGGCTATTTGTATTGCACAGGGTGCACCGGCAGGAAGCATTGGCTCAATTCCCGCTCCTTCGGCGGGCCAGATCAATGCAACGAGCGGCGGCAACCCTGCCCTCGGAGTCGAAAAAGCGGATAGCTACACAATTGGTGTGGTCCTGACGCCGCCTCAGGTTCCGGGCTTCTCGGTTACGCTCGATTATTTCAATATCAAGATTGCCGACGCCATCACCACGCCTGTGCCCGGCGACATCCTGGATCCTTGCTTCGAGGACGGCGATGCTGCAGCTTGTGCGCTGGTTCGGCGCAATCCGTTGAACGGCTCACTGAATGGCGGCGGAGATACTCCGGGGCTGCTTCTCAATCTGACTAATCAGGGTGAGATCAAAACCTCGGGCGTCGACGCTCGCCTTACCTATAAGGTCCCTGTCAGCTTTGGCGCACTGTCTTATGACTTCACTGGTACCTGGACCAAAGATCTGAAGTTCAAGGCAAGCCCCACGACGGCTTTCCGTGATTGTGTGGGGCAATATAGCACCAATTGCGGGTTCTCGCAGGGCGAGATTATGCCGGAATGGAAGTTCAATCTGCGCACCACCGCCAATATTGACGGCTTTGGCGATGTTTCGCTCTTGTGGCGCTGGATCGACGGAGTTGAATATGAGCGTGGTCTGCCCACGGCTGGTATAAACCCGGATTATCTGTCGATCGATTCGTACAGCTATTTCGATCTGTCGCTTCGTCCCCATGTTTCGGACAATTTCCAGCTGACTTTCACTGTGCAGAACTTGCTGGATAAAGATCCCCCGGTTGTCAGCTCCTATATCGGAACGACAACGCACAATTCGGGTAATACTTATCCCGCGACATATGATGTGCTCGGACGCACATTCTTCCTGTCGGCGAACATGAGCTTCTAA
- a CDS encoding 2OG-Fe(II) oxygenase: MVVGAGQQAIGLMQQKGVRAAFELLSEKVSAGDPEAAFALAQWRLTGDIIRRDLVEARRLFGLAAQCGLREAQGPYIALLANGAGGTGCREWRAALRSLRASADAEESERQLALIEAMDVDDQGNPRMTWKSERVSVAPQIWKLAHFLSPEECSYLCSLAMPRLQPSVVIHPATGEFIRDPVRKSSTTSFPFIDENPVIHAINRRIAAATGTSYNQGEPTQIISYDVDEEYRLHSDVIPSSDNQRDLTFLIYLNTHYEGGETYFPSSGWAYKGKLGEAVFFKNVDERGAPCPLAAHAGCKIISGRKMILSKWIRRQALDIRGPSGKPF; encoded by the coding sequence ATGGTGGTGGGGGCTGGGCAACAAGCTATCGGGCTGATGCAGCAAAAAGGGGTGAGGGCTGCCTTTGAGTTGCTTTCAGAAAAGGTTTCTGCGGGCGATCCAGAAGCAGCTTTTGCTCTGGCACAATGGCGCTTGACCGGGGACATAATCCGTCGGGATCTCGTGGAGGCGCGTCGCCTCTTTGGTTTGGCGGCGCAATGCGGTCTTAGAGAAGCCCAAGGGCCTTACATTGCATTGCTGGCAAATGGAGCTGGCGGGACGGGGTGCCGAGAATGGCGAGCCGCTTTGCGAAGCCTGCGCGCCAGTGCCGATGCCGAAGAGAGTGAACGCCAACTCGCTCTGATTGAGGCCATGGATGTGGATGATCAAGGAAATCCTCGCATGACATGGAAGAGCGAAAGGGTTTCTGTTGCGCCGCAAATTTGGAAATTGGCTCACTTCTTATCACCCGAGGAGTGTAGCTATCTTTGCAGCTTGGCTATGCCGCGTTTGCAGCCTTCAGTCGTAATACATCCGGCAACTGGGGAATTCATCCGCGATCCAGTTCGAAAATCTTCCACTACATCCTTTCCTTTCATAGATGAGAATCCGGTGATCCATGCAATTAATCGTAGAATTGCGGCGGCAACTGGAACTTCATATAATCAAGGGGAGCCGACTCAGATAATTTCCTATGATGTGGACGAAGAGTATCGGTTGCACAGCGACGTCATCCCTTCCAGCGACAATCAAAGGGATCTGACATTTCTTATATATTTGAATACGCATTATGAAGGCGGAGAGACTTATTTCCCGTCATCGGGATGGGCGTATAAGGGCAAATTAGGCGAAGCCGTGTTTTTTAAAAATGTGGATGAACGGGGCGCGCCTTGCCCGCTGGCTGCCCACGCTGGCTGCAAGATTATCTCCGGTAGAAAAATGATTCTTTCCAAATGGATCAGGCGTCAAGCGCTGGATATCAGAGGGCCATCTGGCAAGCCCTTCTAA
- a CDS encoding TonB-dependent receptor domain-containing protein → MKASGIFKFKQGVAPLVLSAALVSPSAYAQEGGAANSSEYVGEEAIVVTGSRIARPSLDSTVPVTVLSGEEFFQQASINVGDTLNDLPQLRSTFSQSNAGRFLGTTGLNLLDLRGLGTQRTLTLVNGRRHVPSDILSNGTSTDVNTIPNDLIERVDVVTGGNSAIYGSDAIAGVVNFILKDDYEGVQLRGHTSLNYEGTFPTRYVSALAGTNFADGRGNVTVHGEYSKQERVYGSDVSFLRRNDGFLTIDIDPAGSPRGSDGFPDRAFFQDIRSRSIFYNSLVPISRFENDAACGTGINGVAYNCILLFTPDGNLVSEDASSIVGTGPIGSAIGGRGQTGREGELLSVIPNQQRINLNLLARFEISPALEPFIEAKYVNIKTQGQQSSPAFLQGQFLTFGDAREAPRLDNPFLSDQARELIKQQLLESGRRGSLIRNALLSRPLTAADIAAINDGSFRFDISRFLSDLGNRDEKSERDVFRIVAGLRGEFASSWNYEVSVNYGRVKEATEILGNIVPQRFLLAFDAARDPSTGRIVCRSQIDPSAAIPYDSAEALAEEVANCVPYNPFGAGDNRAAGEYIVENTVSHATLEQLVVSGFVSGDSSGFLELPGGPIGFALGAEYRQEKLFYQADPIVEAGRTFYNALPTFKPEPFEVKEVFGEIRIPLLAERPFFEELTITGAGRISDYDGAVGTTYAYNAGVEWQPVRDVRFRAQYGRSVRAPNLTETSFPLTQNYAPSFQDPCRAANIGTGSQYRAANCLADLGPDLLASIATLPNYSLEILSGSNINLGEEKSDSYTVGAVIQPRWVPGLSLTIDYFDVKVDDVIVAPSAQQIVNACYDLPDLNNQFCDIFQRYRGDGLGPNQEVPGQILDADAEITPLNFAARTVRGIDTELAYSKPFGNNNLFSTRFMYTHLFERSNFQDPSRPDYEDRILSELGDPQDEFRWNVDLKLGNVTLGYKMSYIGPMVLNNYEDIYSLQGREPENEDYADVRKYPATFYHDARVQFELNDEFDIDLGVDNILNTNPPLGLTGIGGGSGIYRIKGRVFYVGARAKF, encoded by the coding sequence GTGAAAGCATCAGGAATATTCAAGTTCAAGCAGGGGGTCGCCCCCCTCGTATTGAGCGCCGCCTTGGTTTCGCCTTCAGCATATGCGCAGGAAGGGGGCGCTGCCAATTCGAGTGAATATGTTGGCGAGGAAGCGATCGTGGTCACCGGCTCGCGTATCGCGCGGCCGAGCCTCGATTCGACAGTTCCCGTGACGGTGCTTTCCGGCGAAGAGTTCTTCCAGCAGGCGTCGATCAATGTCGGCGACACGTTGAACGACTTGCCGCAACTGCGCAGCACGTTCAGCCAGTCGAATGCTGGCCGGTTTTTGGGCACCACCGGGCTCAACCTTCTCGACCTGCGTGGCCTGGGGACACAGCGCACGCTGACTCTCGTCAACGGTCGTCGGCACGTTCCTTCTGACATTCTCTCCAACGGGACTTCAACAGACGTCAATACGATCCCGAATGATTTGATCGAAAGGGTCGATGTTGTCACGGGCGGCAATTCGGCGATCTACGGATCGGACGCCATAGCGGGCGTGGTCAACTTCATCCTGAAGGATGATTATGAAGGTGTGCAATTGCGGGGGCACACGAGCCTCAATTATGAAGGCACGTTCCCCACGCGCTATGTTTCGGCCTTGGCAGGCACCAATTTTGCTGATGGCCGTGGCAATGTAACAGTCCATGGCGAATATTCGAAACAGGAGCGCGTATACGGATCCGATGTATCATTTCTTCGGCGGAATGATGGTTTTCTCACGATTGATATCGATCCCGCTGGCTCCCCGCGAGGAAGCGATGGCTTTCCGGACCGTGCTTTTTTCCAGGATATCCGCTCGCGCAGCATTTTCTACAACTCCCTGGTTCCTATCTCGCGCTTTGAAAACGATGCCGCATGCGGTACCGGTATCAATGGGGTAGCCTACAACTGCATCTTGTTGTTCACGCCTGATGGCAATCTGGTTTCCGAAGATGCGAGTTCTATCGTCGGCACCGGTCCCATTGGTTCAGCGATCGGGGGTCGAGGGCAAACGGGGCGCGAGGGCGAACTGCTTTCGGTTATACCTAACCAGCAGCGTATAAATTTGAACTTGCTGGCTCGTTTTGAAATCAGCCCGGCGCTTGAGCCGTTCATTGAAGCCAAGTATGTTAATATCAAGACGCAAGGGCAGCAATCGTCGCCAGCCTTTCTTCAAGGTCAATTCCTTACCTTTGGCGATGCCCGTGAGGCACCGCGGCTGGACAATCCGTTCCTGAGCGATCAGGCCCGCGAGCTGATTAAGCAGCAGTTGCTCGAGTCCGGGCGCCGAGGCAGCTTGATCCGCAATGCGTTGCTTTCTCGGCCGCTGACGGCTGCTGACATTGCCGCGATCAATGACGGCTCGTTTCGCTTTGATATTTCACGGTTCCTTTCCGATCTCGGAAACCGTGACGAGAAGTCAGAGCGGGATGTGTTCCGAATTGTCGCTGGATTAAGAGGCGAGTTTGCTTCGAGCTGGAATTACGAGGTTTCAGTCAATTACGGTCGTGTGAAAGAGGCCACTGAAATTCTGGGCAATATCGTTCCTCAGCGTTTTCTGCTTGCGTTCGATGCTGCTCGTGATCCATCCACGGGTCGTATCGTTTGCCGTTCGCAAATCGACCCAAGTGCGGCGATCCCTTACGATAGCGCAGAAGCTCTCGCGGAAGAGGTTGCAAATTGCGTACCATATAACCCATTCGGCGCTGGCGATAATCGGGCGGCGGGCGAATATATTGTAGAGAATACTGTTTCGCATGCAACGCTGGAACAACTGGTGGTCTCCGGCTTTGTTTCAGGCGATTCGAGTGGTTTTCTTGAGCTTCCCGGCGGCCCAATCGGCTTCGCATTGGGGGCCGAATATCGCCAAGAAAAATTATTCTACCAAGCCGATCCGATCGTGGAGGCTGGTCGTACTTTCTACAACGCGTTGCCGACCTTCAAACCAGAGCCCTTTGAGGTTAAGGAAGTTTTCGGTGAGATCCGTATCCCGCTCCTTGCCGAACGTCCGTTTTTTGAAGAGCTGACCATTACGGGAGCCGGACGGATTTCCGATTACGACGGTGCGGTCGGCACTACCTATGCATATAATGCCGGGGTGGAGTGGCAGCCGGTGCGCGATGTTCGGTTCCGGGCGCAATATGGCCGATCGGTTCGGGCGCCGAATCTCACCGAGACGTCTTTCCCGCTGACGCAGAATTACGCGCCTAGCTTCCAAGACCCTTGCCGTGCTGCCAATATCGGAACCGGGTCTCAGTATCGCGCTGCCAATTGTCTGGCGGACCTGGGCCCCGACTTGTTGGCCTCGATTGCCACCCTGCCCAATTATTCGCTGGAAATTCTTAGCGGCAGCAACATCAATCTGGGCGAGGAAAAGTCCGATTCCTATACGGTTGGGGCAGTAATCCAGCCACGTTGGGTGCCTGGTCTGTCGCTGACGATCGACTACTTCGATGTGAAGGTGGATGATGTTATCGTTGCACCCAGCGCGCAACAGATCGTAAACGCATGTTACGATCTTCCGGATCTTAACAATCAGTTCTGCGATATTTTCCAACGGTATCGGGGAGACGGTCTTGGACCTAATCAAGAGGTTCCTGGACAGATTCTTGACGCCGACGCGGAAATTACGCCCTTGAATTTCGCCGCTCGAACGGTGCGTGGCATTGATACGGAACTGGCGTATAGCAAGCCCTTTGGGAACAATAACCTGTTCAGCACACGGTTTATGTATACCCACTTATTCGAACGGAGTAACTTCCAAGACCCCTCACGCCCGGACTACGAAGATCGAATTTTGAGCGAATTGGGCGACCCTCAGGATGAATTCCGCTGGAATGTAGACCTGAAGCTGGGCAATGTTACTCTTGGATATAAGATGAGCTACATCGGCCCCATGGTTCTTAACAACTATGAGGATATATATAGCCTTCAAGGGCGTGAGCCGGAAAATGAAGACTATGCTGACGTTCGGAAATATCCGGCTACATTCTATCACGATGCCCGTGTTCAATTCGAATTGAATGATGAGTTCGATATTGACCTTGGTGTTGATAATATTCTCAACACCAATCCACCCCTGGGCCTGACTGGCATTGGAGGTGGCAGCGGGATTTATCGGATCAAGGGGCGCGTATTCTACGTGGGTGCGCGTGCTAAATTCTAA